From Xyrauchen texanus isolate HMW12.3.18 chromosome 9, RBS_HiC_50CHRs, whole genome shotgun sequence, the proteins below share one genomic window:
- the LOC127649363 gene encoding lymphocyte antigen 75-like, with protein sequence MECVLVLFLLSGHFWSSSGLSRQYHYINERKNWNDAQSYCRSRYTDLATVDNMNDVSRLVKTVDAGYSGSVWIGLKRGTQSRWGWSMGDNTLTQYSGWKPGNPDGEGECVYFAYGFWFNRPCSKRLYFVCYNESTGYNMVNVWKNWTEAQSYCRQYHTDLPTIHSSEQQNQIYSIVGDGPWVWIGLFLDSWEWSDQWSLFFRYWAAEQPSQGSDCVGMSTADSGRWVPDSCDLQRPFICHGVSNDEKYVFVLTGGSVTLNIQIENLPPFETLVWMNNTLERFVTFKSKSKTSETMTLSSYKDRVIFNQTSFSLTLKNMQKTDSEVYRALIFGHINTNVAEYKVSVIDAVEAPVLNIFSDWSSDSCTVKATCRSHDLSLSTSYKISTCCQEDVTSFGISTLILHFTEDSVICNHSNPVSWRLERKEIKQLCPRHESAAVSPSAGVSLCLLKTVLFSVSLVLMMSAVITVHIREKLRKKET encoded by the exons ATGGAATGTGTGTTAGTCCTTTTTCTGCTTTCAG GGCACTTCTGGAGCAGTTCTGGTCTTTCTCGACAGTATCACTATATAAATGAGAGAAAGAATTGGAATGATGCTCAGAGTTACTGCAGATCGAGGTACACTGATCTGGCTACTGTAGACAACATGAATGATGTGAGCAGGCTGGTAAAAACGGTGGATGCTGGTTACAGTGGATCAGTGTGGATTGGACTGAAGAGGGGGACACAGAGTCGCTGGGGTTGGTCTATGGGAGACAATACTCTCACACAGTACAGCGGCTGGAAACCAGGGAATCCTGATGGTGAAGGAGAATGTGTCTATTTTGCCTATGGATTTTGGTTCAATCGCCCGTGCTCAAAGCGGCTATACTTTGTGTGCTACAATG AAAGCACTGGATACaacatggtaaatgtttggaaaaACTGGACAGAAGCTCAGAGCTACTGCAGACAGTATCACACTGATCTGCCCACCATCCACAGCTCTGAGCAACAAAACCAGATTTATAGTATTGTTGGGGATGGGCCATGGGTCTGGATTGGTCTGTTCCTGGATTCTTGGGAGTGGTCTGACCAATGGAGCCTCTTCTTTAGATACTGGGCAGCAGAACAACCATCCCAGGGTTCAGACTGTGTTGGCATGTCGACAGCTGATTCTGGGAGATGGGTTCCTGACAGCTGTGATCTACAACGTCCTTTCATCTGTCATGGAG tGTCCAATGATGAGAAATATGTGTTTGTGCTGACTGGAGGTTCTGTTACACTGAATATACAGATTGAAAACCTGCCACCGTTTGAAACATTGGTCTGGATGAATAATACATTAGAAAGATTTGTGACatttaaatctaaatctaaaactAGTGAGACAATGACGTTGTCTTCTTACAAGGACAGAGTGATTTTCAATCAGACAAGCTTCTCTCTAACATTGAAGAATATGCAGAAGACAGACAGTGAAGTGTACAGAGcgctcatctttggacacattaACACAAATGTTGCTGAATACAAAGTATCAGTTATAG atgcAGTTGAAGCTCCTGTCCTGAATATTTTCTCTGACTGGTCCAGTGACTCGTGTACTGTGAAGGCCACATGTAGAAGTCATGACCTCAGCCTCAGCACCAGCTACAAAATCAGCACATGCTGTCAAGAGGACGTGACATCCTTTGGAATCTCCACTCTCATCCTGCATTTTACTGAGGACTCCGTCATCTGTAACCATAGCAACCCAGTCAGCTGGAGGCTGGAAAGAAAGGAGATTAAACAACTGTGTCCTCGACATGAAA GTGCAGCAGTGTCCCCCTCAGCtggtgtgtctttgtgtctgctGAAGACAGTGCTGTTCTCTGTATCTCTGGTGCTTATGATGTCTGCAGTCATCACTGTTCATATCAGAGAGAAACTGAGGAAAAAGGAGACTTGA